In Lentibacillus amyloliquefaciens, one DNA window encodes the following:
- a CDS encoding creatininase family protein: MQFQYDNSFDIKEKIDNSKIAILPVGAVEAHGPHLPLGTDNLLAEQLSEKLAGRVNGYVLPTLPYGQVWSLRNFPGSINISNESLIRFLVDIGESLYHQGFTTFAMVNGHLGNGSALKEAARALYESCPEMRVFYFFYPGMNKAASEVRETQSAHNTYFHACEIETSYMLYLAPEYVDMDKTITDIPDIPDHADVTPTPWEEFTETAVLGDAKLATEGKGKYIVNIALENMVRLMNNQE, encoded by the coding sequence ATGCAATTTCAATACGACAATTCATTTGACATTAAAGAAAAAATTGATAATTCGAAAATAGCTATTTTACCAGTTGGAGCGGTGGAAGCACACGGTCCTCATTTACCCCTGGGCACCGACAACCTGCTGGCAGAACAACTGTCTGAAAAGCTGGCGGGTCGCGTGAATGGTTATGTGCTGCCAACGCTGCCTTATGGGCAAGTATGGAGCCTGCGCAATTTTCCGGGCAGCATCAATATAAGCAATGAATCCCTGATCCGGTTTCTGGTTGATATCGGGGAAAGCCTGTATCATCAAGGGTTTACAACATTTGCAATGGTGAATGGTCATTTGGGAAATGGATCAGCATTAAAAGAAGCTGCTCGTGCGTTGTATGAATCGTGTCCGGAAATGCGCGTATTTTACTTTTTTTATCCAGGCATGAATAAGGCGGCATCAGAAGTCAGGGAGACGCAATCGGCTCATAATACGTATTTTCATGCCTGTGAGATTGAAACATCTTATATGCTCTATCTGGCTCCCGAATATGTTGATATGGACAAGACGATTACGGACATACCCGATATCCCGGATCATGCTGATGTGACGCCTACACCGTGGGAGGAATTTACAGAAACGGCTGTACTGGGTGATGCCAAACTTGCTACAGAAGGAAAGGGTAAATATATAGTCAATATCGCATTGGAAAATATGGTTCGACTGATGAACAACCAGGAGTGA
- a CDS encoding copper homeostasis protein CutC yields the protein MTLEIIATNLTDAKHAEAYGADRLELSPGMLETGLTPSFGLIDAVANAVDIPFNVIVRPHSQSFIYNNDDIEVMQKDIEMTKQLGADGIVIGMLTPDHVIDEEVLKQLLHTAEGLDVTFHRAFDFVRDQEEALVCLAKHPQVKRVLTAAGQQPAPASIPNMKRLIKLAEDTHLEIMAGYGLKTDTFSEFYKEVNPKEVHFGSGVREDESYLSPIVAEKVNKIRTILDA from the coding sequence GTGACATTAGAAATTATTGCGACTAACTTAACAGATGCTAAACATGCTGAAGCATATGGAGCGGACCGATTGGAATTAAGCCCTGGCATGCTGGAAACAGGGTTAACGCCCAGCTTTGGATTAATTGATGCTGTCGCTAACGCAGTCGATATTCCGTTCAACGTTATTGTCCGTCCACACAGTCAGTCGTTTATTTATAACAACGATGACATTGAAGTGATGCAAAAAGATATTGAAATGACAAAACAACTTGGTGCAGACGGCATTGTCATTGGTATGTTAACACCTGATCATGTAATTGATGAGGAAGTACTAAAGCAGTTATTGCATACAGCGGAAGGGCTGGACGTTACCTTTCATAGAGCATTTGATTTTGTACGAGATCAGGAGGAAGCACTTGTTTGCTTGGCAAAACATCCACAGGTTAAGAGGGTTTTGACAGCAGCCGGTCAACAGCCTGCGCCGGCGTCAATTCCCAATATGAAACGATTGATTAAGCTTGCTGAAGATACACATTTGGAGATTATGGCTGGCTATGGACTCAAAACAGACACGTTCTCCGAGTTCTACAAAGAAGTCAATCCAAAGGAAGTCCATTTTGGATCAGGTGTACGCGAAGATGAAAGCTATTTATCCCCAATAGTTGCGGAAAAAGTGAATAAAATCAGAACAATATTAGACGCCTGA
- a CDS encoding AAA family ATPase, producing MGVSMMEWLAKRPKWIQFAAKQLLELGEPNYNMILELTRLCKQEANDEFPNIDLKIPESVFSSRESEDIRLCSISETSGINKLAPKTPLEFGESDIVVVYGRNGSGKSGYVRLLKHVCGARDKILDKLYNNVFAQEKKTQEAKITFLKNNMLKTYEWTGQGSCEEISSVNIFDDSFGQVFIEGEDEVSYEPPMLSFFSLLTEICKKVEIKLEEEEETLKPKIPKLPKEIKGSEGAKWLEEISAVTTPEEIESYSSFTKEDEEKLQEIQQRLMEQSPADKAEKLKSKSTNLDNLIQETQKHLDELSYENCHRIVEVKRKANSKKTAAKTAAKKAFNDSKLEGIGSDVWKEMWSAAQKYSNEYACRDKNFPFIEDGSVCVLCHQPLSTEAKERFISFEEYIKGETQKRAEEAENEKEQYINGLSEIPNPDTLKTKANASGIEGQEIIDPMIETFTTLQQIKEKLQSSDDHSDEVIIAISQNPSWLEEMRNISTQYKSLASKYTEDYKQDNRGKLKQISQNLMAKRWMTNYKKEIYEETSRLQNLQQIKKAKRTTSSTALSRKKGELAETHITDAFIQRFNNELNAFGASHLKVKLVKSKVSKGSVLHTIKLDGVTQNNIGEILSEGEKRIVSISAFLADVTIGNNSGPFVFDDPISSLDQCYEEAVVQRLCALSSDRQVIIFTHRLSFLGLVQDFAKKENVKPGTVAIREESWGTGEPGDIPVFAKKPDKVLNNLINEFLPKAKNIYDKYGRESYELHGKSLCSEFRILLERMIEHELISNVVERYKRDINTKGKIGNLAKISKADCDYFDQLMTKYSRYEHSQPFEAPISTPDPSELENDFCGLREWHSEFKDRQLSAQA from the coding sequence ATGGGTGTATCAATGATGGAATGGTTAGCCAAAAGACCTAAATGGATACAATTTGCAGCAAAGCAGTTGTTAGAATTGGGTGAGCCAAATTATAATATGATTTTAGAATTAACAAGATTATGCAAACAGGAAGCAAACGATGAATTCCCAAACATAGATTTAAAAATACCTGAAAGTGTCTTTAGTTCGCGTGAATCGGAAGATATACGTTTGTGCTCAATTAGTGAGACTTCCGGAATTAATAAACTAGCTCCGAAAACTCCTCTTGAATTTGGAGAAAGTGATATCGTTGTGGTTTATGGACGTAATGGGTCAGGAAAATCTGGGTATGTAAGATTGTTGAAGCATGTGTGTGGGGCTCGTGATAAAATTTTAGATAAATTATATAATAATGTTTTTGCTCAAGAAAAAAAGACTCAAGAGGCTAAAATTACATTTTTGAAAAATAATATGCTTAAAACTTATGAATGGACTGGTCAGGGTTCTTGTGAGGAGATTAGTTCTGTGAATATATTTGATGATTCATTTGGACAAGTATTTATTGAAGGAGAAGATGAAGTAAGTTATGAACCCCCAATGCTGTCTTTCTTCAGTTTACTTACTGAAATTTGCAAAAAGGTTGAAATCAAACTAGAGGAAGAAGAAGAGACATTAAAGCCAAAAATACCTAAACTTCCAAAAGAAATAAAGGGATCCGAAGGGGCGAAGTGGTTAGAAGAAATTAGTGCAGTAACTACCCCCGAAGAAATTGAAAGCTATTCCTCGTTTACTAAAGAGGACGAAGAAAAATTGCAAGAAATCCAGCAAAGACTCATGGAACAGTCGCCGGCAGACAAAGCTGAAAAATTAAAAAGTAAAAGCACAAATTTAGATAACCTTATTCAGGAGACTCAAAAACATCTTGATGAGTTGTCTTATGAAAACTGTCATAGAATTGTTGAAGTCAAGAGAAAAGCAAATTCAAAAAAAACAGCCGCGAAAACAGCTGCAAAAAAGGCTTTTAATGATTCTAAACTGGAAGGCATTGGATCTGATGTGTGGAAAGAGATGTGGAGTGCTGCCCAAAAATATTCAAATGAATACGCATGTCGGGATAAAAACTTTCCGTTTATTGAAGATGGTTCAGTTTGTGTGCTATGTCATCAGCCTCTATCTACAGAAGCAAAAGAAAGGTTTATATCTTTTGAAGAGTACATAAAAGGTGAGACTCAAAAACGGGCAGAAGAAGCAGAAAATGAAAAAGAACAATATATAAATGGTTTATCGGAGATACCAAATCCAGATACCTTAAAAACTAAAGCCAATGCTTCCGGAATAGAGGGGCAAGAAATCATTGATCCTATGATTGAAACATTCACAACACTTCAACAAATAAAAGAAAAATTGCAGTCATCCGACGACCACTCAGACGAAGTTATAATTGCTATATCCCAAAATCCTAGTTGGTTAGAAGAAATGCGTAATATTTCAACACAATATAAATCATTGGCAAGTAAATATACTGAGGATTACAAGCAAGATAATCGTGGAAAATTAAAACAGATATCACAAAATCTTATGGCGAAAAGATGGATGACTAACTATAAAAAGGAAATTTATGAAGAAACCAGTAGACTCCAAAACCTCCAGCAAATTAAAAAGGCAAAAAGAACAACCTCATCTACAGCCCTATCTAGGAAAAAGGGAGAGCTGGCAGAAACGCACATTACAGATGCATTTATTCAGCGATTTAATAACGAACTCAATGCATTTGGAGCCTCTCATCTGAAGGTAAAACTAGTAAAATCAAAAGTTTCAAAAGGAAGTGTACTGCATACGATTAAGTTAGATGGGGTGACTCAAAACAATATTGGTGAAATACTTAGTGAGGGAGAAAAAAGAATTGTTTCCATCTCTGCTTTTCTAGCAGACGTTACAATAGGCAATAATTCAGGTCCTTTCGTATTCGATGACCCTATTTCTTCACTCGATCAATGCTATGAGGAGGCAGTGGTTCAAAGGCTTTGTGCTCTTTCCTCAGATCGGCAGGTAATAATTTTTACGCATCGTCTCTCTTTTCTAGGTCTAGTTCAAGATTTTGCAAAAAAAGAAAATGTTAAACCTGGTACTGTTGCTATACGAGAAGAATCATGGGGTACTGGAGAACCAGGTGACATACCTGTGTTTGCTAAAAAGCCTGATAAGGTTTTAAACAATCTTATTAATGAGTTCCTTCCAAAAGCAAAAAATATTTACGATAAATATGGTAGAGAAAGCTACGAACTTCATGGAAAATCCCTATGCAGTGAATTTAGAATACTTCTTGAACGAATGATTGAGCATGAGCTCATATCAAATGTTGTCGAACGATATAAGAGAGATATTAATACTAAGGGCAAGATAGGTAACCTTGCAAAAATATCTAAAGCGGACTGTGATTATTTTGATCAACTAATGACCAAATATTCAAGGTATGAGCATTCTCAACCATTTGAAGCCCCTATCTCAACGCCTGATCCAAGTGAGTTGGAAAATGACTTTTGTGGGCTAAGAGAATGGCATTCGGAGTTTAAAGATCGACAACTTTCAGCGCAGGCATGA
- a CDS encoding BglG family transcription antiterminator, producing MDQRSFAVLNQIAKADSYVSVAKLADLFNVSRRTVYNDLDKINDWLHYHKLSELKQVRGQGLYLDSSVKKHLLEELDISAVSYYEFSKVERKAWIYIYLVGQTRDYFLDNFKDLFQVSRNTAIEDIKKLKDGLKSSNLNLVSERKKGYKIHGDEIVVRRLLIQYLAIVVPDETWLSFVKNLEVKNQPDKTGTQPYHIIAADDLLQIKNYLNKYEQQVEVEITDDVRNDLIIWLYFFIQRIRMGKYVEVDPAEKEVIHTTDEFQGAKRLCDRLSEFFHLSIPLDEIYYFTRYLLSAKVNYNFNLQLENQEMRNLTSVVEKMVHDFQINAAVAFPDQQRMIHNLLLHLKPTYYRIKYGIRIENVLKDSVKSNYPEIFHLTKKVIYHVEDLMEQKIDDNEIAFIAMHFGGWLRKEGVILGKRRKKLLIVCTNGLGTSRLLESQLEGLFSDVDITGVISLREYEDIKDLASSADFIVSTIMLPNRGIPVFVVNPILNNEDKEQLLKNVNSLFENGSHQQMLSVDTVIDMIRRYADVWDEASLRKELKTYFYSPISMDEASKPGFIDLLPESRIQVKVHVNTWEEAISEAAQPLVDQGYVTADYVESMIQNVKRTGPYIVISDYIALPHATPNDGVVKTGMSMLLLNHDVNLMEKPVRMLIVLASVDNERHLKALSQLTKMFSDKSVKDEVMASTDKDELISRIQQHLA from the coding sequence ATGGATCAACGAAGTTTTGCGGTATTGAATCAAATTGCAAAAGCAGATTCATATGTTTCCGTTGCAAAACTTGCAGATTTATTCAACGTGTCAAGACGTACAGTTTATAATGATCTTGACAAAATTAACGACTGGCTGCATTATCACAAGTTATCTGAGCTGAAGCAAGTGCGGGGGCAAGGACTATACCTTGATTCATCTGTAAAAAAGCACTTGCTGGAAGAATTGGATATTTCAGCTGTGTCCTACTATGAATTTTCCAAGGTGGAAAGAAAAGCGTGGATTTATATTTATTTGGTAGGACAAACCCGGGATTATTTTCTTGATAATTTTAAGGATCTGTTTCAGGTTAGTCGGAACACTGCAATTGAGGATATCAAAAAGCTGAAAGATGGTTTGAAATCCAGCAACCTTAACCTTGTCTCGGAAAGAAAAAAAGGCTATAAAATCCACGGTGATGAAATCGTTGTCAGAAGACTGCTTATTCAGTATTTAGCAATTGTTGTACCTGATGAAACATGGTTAAGCTTTGTAAAAAATTTAGAGGTGAAGAATCAACCAGACAAGACAGGTACACAACCCTATCACATCATTGCTGCTGACGACTTACTGCAAATTAAAAACTATCTGAATAAGTATGAGCAACAGGTTGAAGTTGAAATTACGGATGATGTCCGAAATGATCTGATTATTTGGCTGTATTTTTTCATTCAGCGGATCAGAATGGGAAAATATGTTGAAGTGGACCCGGCTGAGAAAGAAGTGATCCATACAACGGATGAATTTCAAGGTGCTAAGCGATTGTGTGACCGCCTATCCGAGTTTTTTCATCTTAGTATTCCTCTTGATGAAATATATTATTTCACAAGGTATTTGCTCAGTGCGAAAGTGAATTATAATTTTAATTTGCAATTGGAAAACCAAGAGATGCGGAATCTTACATCAGTTGTCGAAAAGATGGTTCATGACTTTCAGATAAATGCTGCCGTAGCGTTCCCGGACCAACAGCGGATGATCCATAATCTTCTCTTACACTTAAAACCAACTTATTACCGGATTAAGTACGGAATTCGAATTGAAAATGTTCTAAAGGATTCTGTGAAAAGCAATTATCCGGAGATATTCCATTTAACCAAAAAAGTTATTTATCATGTTGAAGACTTAATGGAGCAGAAAATAGATGACAATGAAATTGCCTTTATTGCCATGCATTTCGGTGGGTGGTTAAGAAAAGAAGGGGTCATTCTAGGGAAACGACGCAAAAAACTGTTAATCGTATGCACGAATGGATTGGGAACGTCACGTCTTCTTGAAAGTCAGCTGGAAGGCTTGTTTTCAGATGTGGATATTACCGGGGTCATATCATTACGCGAATATGAAGATATAAAAGATCTAGCGTCATCCGCCGATTTTATCGTATCGACAATAATGCTGCCTAATAGAGGAATACCGGTTTTTGTGGTCAATCCCATCTTAAATAACGAGGATAAAGAACAGCTGTTGAAAAACGTAAATAGTTTATTTGAAAACGGGTCCCATCAACAGATGTTATCAGTTGATACAGTCATAGATATGATCCGGCGTTACGCAGACGTATGGGATGAAGCATCGCTGCGCAAAGAATTAAAGACGTACTTCTACTCACCAATCTCGATGGATGAAGCAAGCAAACCGGGTTTCATTGATTTGCTTCCAGAAAGCAGAATCCAGGTCAAAGTTCATGTGAATACCTGGGAGGAGGCTATATCAGAAGCTGCGCAGCCATTGGTTGATCAGGGGTATGTAACAGCTGATTATGTGGAAAGTATGATTCAAAATGTGAAGAGAACCGGTCCGTATATCGTTATCTCTGATTACATCGCTTTGCCGCATGCAACCCCCAACGATGGCGTTGTTAAAACCGGCATGAGTATGCTGCTTTTAAACCATGACGTTAATCTCATGGAAAAGCCTGTTCGGATGCTGATTGTTCTAGCATCGGTTGATAACGAACGGCACTTAAAAGCTTTGTCGCAGCTGACAAAGATGTTCTCGGATAAATCAGTGAAAGATGAAGTGATGGCATCCACCGATAAGGATGAACTCATTAGCCGAATTCAACAACATTTAGCGTAA
- a CDS encoding phosphotriesterase family protein, translating into MSFIRTFHGNVNPADLGFTYSHEHIVCIPPYWAEQQADDLLLDNKAKSERDVLDFKNLGGQAIVDATAIDYGRDVQAVKEIAEETGITFIGTAGFNKSFLWSASIPERLKHVIGDYQTFSDWIELKSINELADFVIQEIEEGLEGTGVPGGQVKFGTGYNRITPLEEKTLRAVARAHHETKAPIHSHTEAGTMGLEQIELLKSEGINLEYMSFGHMDRNPDPFYHEKIAKTGAFLSFDGISKIKYAPESTRIGCIFELVKKGYEDQILVSGDTARKSYYKHYDYGLGLENIIGKWVPRFIEEANQKGFDGEKLVDKFFVQNPKRCFTFKK; encoded by the coding sequence ATGTCTTTTATTCGAACATTTCATGGTAATGTCAATCCAGCCGATCTGGGGTTCACGTATTCCCATGAACATATCGTTTGCATACCACCATATTGGGCTGAGCAACAAGCAGATGATTTGCTTCTTGATAATAAAGCGAAATCAGAACGGGATGTTCTAGACTTTAAAAACCTTGGCGGACAGGCCATTGTCGATGCGACTGCTATTGATTATGGCCGTGATGTCCAGGCGGTTAAGGAAATCGCTGAGGAAACAGGCATCACGTTTATTGGGACAGCAGGTTTTAATAAAAGTTTTCTCTGGAGCGCATCCATTCCCGAACGGTTGAAACACGTTATCGGTGATTATCAGACTTTTTCGGATTGGATTGAGCTAAAATCGATTAATGAACTGGCGGATTTTGTCATTCAGGAAATAGAAGAAGGTTTGGAAGGCACTGGAGTTCCTGGAGGGCAAGTGAAATTTGGGACAGGTTACAACCGGATAACACCACTGGAAGAAAAAACATTACGGGCGGTTGCAAGAGCTCATCACGAAACGAAAGCTCCTATTCACTCTCATACCGAGGCTGGTACAATGGGGCTTGAACAAATTGAACTACTGAAAAGTGAAGGCATTAATCTTGAATATATGAGTTTTGGTCATATGGACCGTAATCCTGATCCTTTTTATCATGAAAAAATAGCGAAGACAGGTGCGTTTCTTTCGTTTGATGGAATTTCCAAAATAAAGTACGCGCCGGAAAGCACACGTATCGGCTGTATTTTTGAACTGGTCAAAAAAGGCTATGAAGATCAGATACTGGTAAGTGGCGATACTGCCAGAAAAAGCTATTATAAACATTATGATTATGGACTTGGATTGGAAAATATTATTGGTAAGTGGGTGCCGCGTTTTATTGAAGAAGCCAATCAAAAAGGCTTTGATGGGGAAAAACTGGTGGATAAATTTTTCGTTCAAAATCCAAAGCGGTGCTTTACCTTTAAAAAATAA
- a CDS encoding PTS sugar transporter subunit IIA produces MKFLDRKLIKIGAEAKTADEAIKEAGEMLVKGGVVDATYVDAMVSAYKENGPYFVLAPSIAIPHARPEDGVKEASVSLIQLKNPVTFGHQSNDPVQLVFGLGASSSDEHLTLLRRLTGLLNDRKNVEALMNADSYEDIQNLLKMER; encoded by the coding sequence ATGAAATTTTTGGATCGAAAATTAATTAAGATTGGAGCTGAGGCGAAAACCGCCGATGAGGCTATTAAAGAAGCAGGAGAAATGCTTGTTAAGGGAGGTGTTGTTGACGCAACCTATGTTGATGCGATGGTCAGCGCGTATAAGGAAAATGGTCCATATTTCGTACTGGCCCCAAGTATCGCCATTCCACACGCCCGTCCTGAGGATGGTGTGAAGGAAGCTTCTGTATCGTTAATTCAATTAAAAAATCCGGTAACATTTGGTCATCAGTCAAATGACCCGGTACAGCTTGTATTTGGCTTAGGCGCCTCTTCCAGTGATGAGCATCTGACATTATTGAGAAGATTAACGGGATTATTAAACGATAGAAAAAATGTGGAAGCCCTAATGAATGCTGATTCTTATGAAGATATTCAAAATCTATTGAAAATGGAGAGATAA
- a CDS encoding DUF2922 domain-containing protein, protein MKKLELKFWNEDDKTVTCSLRKPIEPPNPAAIKGTMDEIINQNAFISFNRDIVSIKKHGLLNGMCRILN, encoded by the coding sequence ATGAAAAAGCTTGAATTGAAATTTTGGAATGAAGATGACAAGACCGTAACGTGTTCATTGAGAAAGCCAATCGAACCGCCTAATCCTGCAGCCATCAAAGGTACCATGGACGAAATCATCAACCAAAACGCTTTTATATCGTTCAACCGTGACATTGTGTCCATTAAGAAGCACGGATTGTTGAACGGAATGTGCAGGATATTGAACTGA
- a CDS encoding restriction endonuclease subunit S: MSNIAINQNNIPELRFPEFKEEWNIERLSNLIDIKSGKAYKNNEYIKKGIPLLQGENIQHMKLTRPEKYLPKEYLNDSRNIALNYGDIVLGLNRPIINGQLKIAKVGNDFSPALLYQRAGKIIFDKNLSNFYLPLLDKYITEFVYRESVGSDQPFISTTKLKSWKIKIPHYNEQQKIGNFFSKLDRQIELEEKTLDLLEEQKKGYMQKIFTQELWFKDENGNGYPEWVEKKIKDALGERKERSDLGDLLSVTIDDGVVKFSEVDRKDNSSKNKSNYKKVYVNDIAYNSMRMWQGASGKSSYEGIVSPAYTVLHSKADIDMDFIAYYFKTHKMIHTFRVNSQGLTPDTWNLKYKQLKEIKMSIPNFEEQKKIGDFFQKLDRRIELQSQKIESLKAQKQGFLQKMFV, translated from the coding sequence ATGTCCAATATAGCCATAAATCAAAACAATATACCTGAATTGAGGTTTCCTGAGTTCAAAGAAGAATGGAATATAGAAAGGTTAAGTAATTTAATCGACATAAAGTCAGGTAAAGCTTATAAAAATAATGAGTACATCAAGAAAGGGATTCCTCTATTACAAGGCGAAAACATTCAGCATATGAAATTAACAAGACCAGAAAAATATCTACCTAAGGAGTACTTAAATGACTCAAGAAATATCGCATTAAATTATGGGGATATAGTATTAGGCTTAAATAGACCAATAATAAATGGCCAGTTAAAAATAGCAAAGGTGGGAAATGATTTTTCACCTGCTCTTCTTTACCAAAGAGCAGGCAAAATCATTTTTGATAAAAATCTTTCTAATTTCTATTTACCGTTACTAGATAAATATATAACAGAATTTGTTTACCGCGAATCGGTTGGGTCGGATCAGCCATTTATTAGCACTACCAAATTGAAATCATGGAAAATAAAAATTCCTCATTATAATGAACAGCAAAAAATAGGTAATTTCTTCAGCAAACTCGATCGACAAATCGAACTGGAAGAGAAAACATTAGATTTGTTGGAAGAGCAAAAAAAGGGGTATATGCAAAAGATTTTTACCCAGGAATTGTGGTTTAAAGACGAAAATGGGAATGGTTATCCGGAGTGGGTGGAGAAAAAAATAAAAGACGCGTTAGGCGAGCGAAAAGAACGTTCTGATCTCGGAGACTTGCTTTCTGTAACAATAGATGATGGGGTTGTAAAATTCAGCGAAGTAGATAGAAAAGATAACTCGAGTAAGAATAAAAGTAATTATAAGAAGGTCTATGTTAACGATATCGCTTATAATTCTATGAGAATGTGGCAGGGGGCCAGTGGAAAATCAAGTTACGAAGGTATCGTAAGTCCCGCCTATACTGTTTTACATTCAAAGGCAGATATAGACATGGATTTTATTGCATATTATTTTAAGACTCATAAAATGATTCACACATTTAGAGTAAATTCACAGGGTCTAACCCCAGATACATGGAATTTAAAGTATAAGCAATTAAAAGAAATCAAGATGTCTATACCAAATTTTGAAGAACAAAAAAAGATAGGTGATTTCTTCCAGAAGTTAGATCGACGTATTGAATTACAGTCTCAAAAGATTGAATCTCTAAAAGCTCAAAAACAGGGATTTTTACAGAAAATGTTTGTGTAG
- a CDS encoding PTS sugar transporter subunit IIB: protein MKVLTVCGLGQGTSLILKMNVEQALGGRGIQADVEHTDVSAASSMQADYIITSNELAESLTEHDATVILVNNYFDMDEINQAIDAHMDS from the coding sequence TTGAAGGTTTTAACTGTATGCGGTCTGGGTCAGGGAACAAGTCTGATTTTGAAAATGAATGTCGAACAAGCACTTGGTGGCAGAGGGATTCAGGCTGATGTAGAACATACGGATGTTTCAGCTGCATCAAGTATGCAGGCGGATTATATTATTACAAGTAATGAACTGGCCGAAAGCCTGACAGAGCATGATGCCACAGTAATTCTTGTCAATAACTATTTCGATATGGATGAGATTAACCAGGCAATTGATGCACACATGGACAGCTAA
- a CDS encoding PTS ascorbate transporter subunit IIC gives MDVVMWLANNVFGQPAILIGSIVLIGLLVQKKTASQTISGTFKAIIGFLIITAGSDIISSALTVFEPLWAEVFNLESESFSGYMGQEAFTGEYGSAVALAMTIGFIINVLIARFTRFKYIYLTGHMMFWTTTIFAGVVVQTVADVSFWELVLFLAVIMGVYWTLQPAIVQPFMRKITGNDNIALGHTSASVSLLSAWAGKFLGNKDNDSEKIKVPSGLEFLRDSNVITALTMGLLFMTGAIVVSFRDTAGAQELVASAGDQNFVVYALIQSFTFTAGIAVVLTGVRMFIGEMVPAFKGIATKIVPGAKPALDAPIVFPYAPNAVILGFLGAFIGGLVWLVVLGNAVGYVFVPTMIVLFFHGATAGVFGNATGGARGAVIGGFITATVVAWGQYIMVRMLLPDTIPDTAMWAADSDMFILGPIVKFLSQLLFG, from the coding sequence ATGGATGTGGTGATGTGGCTGGCCAATAACGTATTTGGACAGCCGGCCATTTTAATTGGTTCAATTGTACTGATCGGTTTGCTGGTGCAAAAGAAAACTGCCAGTCAAACAATAAGCGGCACATTCAAGGCGATTATCGGCTTTCTGATAATTACTGCTGGTTCCGATATTATTTCAAGTGCTTTAACGGTATTTGAACCATTGTGGGCTGAGGTATTCAACCTCGAATCAGAGTCGTTCAGCGGGTATATGGGTCAGGAAGCGTTTACCGGAGAATACGGAAGCGCTGTGGCGTTGGCTATGACTATTGGTTTTATTATTAACGTATTAATTGCCCGGTTCACGCGATTCAAGTATATTTATTTGACTGGCCACATGATGTTTTGGACCACGACAATATTTGCAGGTGTGGTTGTTCAAACAGTAGCCGATGTGTCGTTTTGGGAGCTTGTCCTATTCTTGGCAGTGATTATGGGTGTTTACTGGACACTCCAGCCGGCAATTGTTCAGCCGTTTATGCGTAAAATAACAGGCAATGATAACATCGCGCTGGGTCATACGTCGGCATCAGTTTCATTACTGTCTGCCTGGGCTGGTAAGTTTCTCGGCAATAAAGACAATGACTCAGAAAAAATTAAAGTTCCGAGCGGTTTAGAATTTTTGCGTGACTCAAATGTTATAACTGCCCTGACAATGGGGCTGCTGTTCATGACAGGCGCGATTGTTGTTTCCTTTAGAGACACGGCGGGTGCCCAGGAACTTGTTGCTTCAGCGGGTGATCAGAACTTTGTTGTGTATGCACTGATTCAATCGTTCACCTTTACAGCAGGTATTGCTGTGGTCCTGACAGGTGTCCGTATGTTTATCGGAGAAATGGTCCCAGCCTTTAAAGGAATTGCAACAAAAATTGTACCGGGAGCAAAGCCAGCACTTGATGCTCCAATTGTGTTCCCATATGCGCCTAACGCGGTTATCTTAGGTTTTCTTGGAGCATTCATTGGTGGACTTGTTTGGCTGGTAGTATTAGGAAATGCAGTTGGCTATGTGTTTGTCCCGACAATGATTGTTCTGTTCTTCCATGGTGCAACAGCTGGTGTCTTCGGAAACGCGACAGGCGGTGCCCGTGGTGCTGTTATCGGTGGATTTATTACGGCGACTGTGGTTGCCTGGGGGCAATATATCATGGTCAGAATGTTGCTGCCTGATACAATTCCGGATACTGCCATGTGGGCAGCGGACTCTGACATGTTTATCTTAGGTCCGATTGTTAAATTCTTATCACAGCTATTATTTGGCTAG